The sequence CCCTGCGTATGTCACAAACTAAGCCCGGAACTGGCAGTGGCAGAGGAGGTCTGTCACGGAGAACCAGTTTCAGTGGAGCCAGAAGCAACAGACTCAAAGGTTTAAGCAGCAGCAGTTCAGATTTTCAGCTGGCAATGTAGTCACTgcattttgtctctgttttaaaTGAAGACATCTTGGGCCCTAGTCCCAGTGTCTGCATTTGCATCTGGCTCCTACAAAAATAACAGGAGTTCTTTCCTAGACCTCAAGGTTTGACCCTTCCCCACCCCAGACTCTAAGCCACGTACCAACACTTGTAAAATGATCTGCATGTGACACATGTGACAGTTTGAGAGCCAGCAACAGAAGGATAAATATTCTTCATCGTAATATAAATATGCTGTAGAAGATCTCAACAAGggcaaagtgcttttttttcttaattaaaacaaaataaaaacctaaatatGACTTTCTCAACCACAACAGAAGGTTCAACTCCTAAAACATCTGAATAATCTAAATTACACTTAAACTGACATTAAAGTGATCCAGGCAGAGTGCTCAGTCCTTTGGGACTCGGAAGTTATCCTTCTCTTTTCTGATGGCCCCCATTGTTCGGACGGGGTCGGTCTCCCCAGCGTGCTGCTGAACCGCCTTCTCCCTGCCAGGAGGGAATACCAGGGACAGTAAATGCAGAGACTGCAAGATAAAATCTCATCTATGAAGTCACTACTATCACGTTTCTCCTGCATGAAGGGAAAACGTTGCACTTAGAGATCACAGACTCAGGGCTTTGGCACAGGCTTATCAGCTCCCCTGGTTTAAACGCTCATTGGCAAGAGGAAATTGCAAACACTCTTATGCCTTGAACAGCATCTTTTGCTGTGAGTGTCTGCCAAGCTCTGCTTGATGAAGGAACGTAATTACACAATGAAGCTTGTTCTGTCTCTTGAGTCAGGGTTTTCAGCACTGGCAGAGACGCTCACCACAACCCTTCAAATTTCACTGTAGCAAGCTGCTGCCAGGACAGCGAGTATATTTTAAGGAGGGTCTTGAGGGCATCAGAACAGGAATATGTGAGCCAGGAGAGCAAATCCCACTTATGGCTCTTTCTTTAGAGACCTCCTCCTTCCCACATCCCCCCCCTTCAAACACAAGGACCATTCCCACACCCACATCTCCATACCTCACTCGCATGAAGGGGTTGTACGTAAACTCTTCTGCAATGGTGGAGGGTATGGTTGGCTCACCGCTGTCATACTTTGCCTGTAATAAGGGAGAGATTTCTGCTTAATGAAGAATGTTTTGGTGAACAAGAAACATCCTGTATATTAACCGTGCGGGGTTAGAGCTGCGCCTAACTGCCTGAGCTCCTCCTCACGCCAAGCCCTTCCCAGGGCCATGCAAACAGCCAGACAGACAAGCACTGAGGTACACACAGAGAAAGCTGGGACAGTGCTGACCCTCCCAGACAGACATGGACGTCAGCCTGTAATTATACCAAGAAGTTTCCAGGGAGGGTCACATCTCCACCAGCCAGTAAACTGTCTTCTCTGGGCCACACACAAACCCTATTCCCGAACACATTACTCCCCTGGACGAACAACATACTGCAGCTCCTGGATCTTAACTCCCTTCCCTCggcctctctttctcctcaacGTGGCCTCCTCTCCTCTAACTCCTCAGAGAGGCTCTGCCTCCATGAAAGTATCAAGCCTAGGGAAAGGATGAACCTGCTTACCTTGGCCCAGGCAAGCTTTTCCTGGATATTGACATTATTGGGTTCAACATGTCGAGCAAACTTGAGGTTGTTGATCGTGTATTCGTGACCGCAGTAAACTCTctaggaaaagaaatggaagagtgATACCAGGTAACTCTGACGGTAGAAAGGTGGAGTGCCAGGTACCATCATCAATGTTACGGTACAGCAGGAACAACAGAGTCAACCCTCCAGGACGCACGACACTCTCCACCGGAGATACGCACAGGAGAAGTGCCAGGAGTTTTCAGACAGTACTATCTGCCAATTTAACGGCAAGCCTGATGAAAGAGCCCAGGCAGCCCAGCTCGCCAGCCTTTGTTTTAATAAGCAGACCCTACTCTTTCCCCACAAAGCACAAACATTTTTGGGGTAGGCATTTCCTTCCCAGAGGACTCCAGCTATTCAGCATCAAAGACAATTCCTGATGCAATCATTCATTCCTTCAACACCATGAGAAATTCTCTCTTTGAACAGTATTATTAGGAAGACAGTTTTCTTTGATGTCTATACCAGTTTCTGGTTGGTTAAATTAACAAAAGGAAAGGGCCATACCGTTTGGGGGTCCAAGCTGCCCAAAATCTCAATCAGCGCTCTGTACATTTCCTCTGGCGTTCCCTCGAAGAATTTCCCACAACCAGCCACAAACAGCGTGTCCCCTGTAAGGGAGGTGTGACACGGCATCAGGACCTGAAAGACTCCTCACACCAAAGCATCAGCACACGGTCCCCGAGGGCTCAGTCCTGCCATTGCTGTCCTTGCTGCAGCTCACCCAAAGGCACAGGGAGAGCCAGGCTGTACTTGCTGCCCCACATGGGCTCAGTGATACATAAACCCACACAGCAAACGCAACTTCTAATGCGGGAAACCCCACAGCCTTGCCAGGCAAACCATGCCAGCACTTCCCTGTCTGTGGGTAGTCTGCTgtcccctcttttcctctctagAGTGGACAAGGAACACTTATTCTCTTTGCTATGAAGCTGAACAAAGATGAGTCGCCTCTGCATTTTCTACCCAGTGCTCCCTAAAAATCTTGCTTAAGCCATTACTTCTTCCATGCAGCGGCTTGTGCAAGCTCTAGAGAATGCCCGTCGGGAGAGGGATGACGTGGCAGCCTGGGGAGACTGTGCACAGTCTCAGGGAAGGGGGAACCCTACTCTCCAAAACAGGATCCAGAAGCTGGCTACCAGAGACAGAGCCCTCTCCTACTCCCCGATTTTCTCTTCTCTCAGTTTTGTTACAGACATGAGTACAGATATATGGAAAAGCAACAGGTTTTGGAATCAGCCACAGTTTGGCCTGAGACAGTAAACCAACAGCTCTTGTTTCAAGGAAGAAAATGCTACGTGTAGGACTCATCCAGGGCTCGCTCTTGATGTTGCTTGCAGGGTGTCCAGCAATGGTTTACAAACCCAGAGCGGTTTCACCAGTTCCACCTATAACTACTACTTGGTAAGGGGGCAAGATGTGGATGCTAACCAGCTGCACTGGCAGTAAGGAATGGATGCACATCCAGAGTCAGGAGCACACAGGCAGAGGGGTAGCTTATTTCTTTGCAACACAGACTGCCGGCAAGGTAACCTCCCAACTCCTCACCTGTAAAAACAGCAGGTGGCTCGGAGCTATTTGGCTTAGTCACATAATAACAGATGTGTCCAGAAGTGTGACACGGCGTACAGAGGCATTTCACATTAAGAGATCCCACCTGAGAAGAAGGCAGAAGACTAGAGCTTAAGCTACTGTTTGCTAGCATTTGTACGGTTAGAAAAGAATTGCAGCTATTACATTGGTCTAGTAGTCCTACAGACAAATTCTCACATAGCCGGGCAGTAAACAtcagctctgctcctgggagaGTCCAGCAAGAGAGGTTTATGGCAGGAACTTGGAAAGGAGCTGTTTCCTCCTAGCAGGTGTTGCGACAAAGAGAAACGCCAGATTCTTTCATTTACATGCAGAGTGACTCGGCGTCTGGTTGGCAGCAAGAGCAAACAGATCCAGAGCAACACAAAATCCTAAACAAAGTTAATCAAGTGTAAAAAGCTCCAAACAAAAatgaagctgaaagggaagaagcgGATGACACTTACAAAAAGGGAAGGATTAAACACATTTATGAGGCCAAGCGGATGTTTCCCCCACAGCCCTAATTTGCACACCTTCCCATGTCTTTCTGTACTCCCTTCTTTACTGCTGCCCCCCAAAAGTGCACCTCAAGACTAGCAATGACATTCATGCCAGCCTGCACATTTCACAGCAGTTTATGTCATCTGCCAGCTCGTCTGTAAACAAACAGGTAGGTTCCAATAAGTTTTGCTGCATCAGCTCTGGAAAAGCAATGCAGGCAGCTAGCACTGCTGGCCCAGTTCCTCTTCACCCTGTATTCCAGCCTTCGTTCAGAGGGCCACTTGAGTTTGTTCAGTGCTAACGAGGCTCTAAGCAGAGCACAAGCCCTGTCCTTTTTTCTGACCATCCCAGTTAAGGTAGCTGTCAAGGAGCACATGGACACCCAGCGTGCCCCAGGCAATGCAGGTGTCTGAGCCATGCCAATGTTCTCATCAATGAAGTATCACCGGTCAAAACAAGACAGAGGAGATATGGTTCACAGGGCTGGAAAAGGGCAAAAGGTGTACTTAAAACTATCAACTACATCCAAGAGATGTTAAAAGGTAAAAGAGCTGTGACCACAGTATTAACTCAAGTGGGACCACACTGGTCGAGCTCTACAGCTGTGACACAAACAGGAGATGCCCTCAGCCAAATCCTGCAGCTCACTCCCTTTACCTTGAGTGATGTAAGGTGAGACACTTTCTGTGTCAGTGCTCCGACTCTGCTGTCTCCCCCGTATACACGCAACCCCGTCTCCATCTTTACAAGCTTCTCATTTCCTCCAGCATGGTCCCTGAAAGGTCACAGAAATGGATTTGGGTAGGGATGAAATTTATCATAACTCATATTGCAATGGTGACCTCCAGGTCATCATTTCTGATCAACTATTCTCCCAGTATCTAACACTGTCCTCATATCAAAGGACATGCCACATCAACATGCGTGGATATTTCTCCAGTAACCAGGGTGGTGAGAGAGGGGAACAACCCCTTGCAAGTCCATACCTAgttgggaaacaccagccttaGGGGCTCACAGTCAACTCTCCAGTAACTAGGACAGGAAGAGACTGGGACAACTGGGATATGTGTAATTCAGTGTCCCACAAGACACAGTGGAGCAGGCACACAGATATCCACACAGCTCAGCATTTGCTTGCAGCGCTGGTCCTGCCAGATCAGGGCTGGCTCTCCAACCACAGAGGTGGCTCCACCATGACCCATGGGAGAGGTTACTCAGGTTCAGTACTGCACAGTTGCAAAACATTCATTGTTAGGTCCCTGGCAGAGTTAATCTGCAACACAGGTAATCCTCCCACAAGTGCTGACTGCGAGCAATATGCCTTACAGATATGTCCCAGCACCACAGTGCGAGTGTGCTCCCTCCCACACTCCACAGCTACCTTCACACACATTTATTTCACCCTCCACCCAGAATTCATCAGCACTTTAAAGGTTAAGGGCACCGACACACAGAGCTTGCAGTCTAGGCAATGCATCCGTTCACAGCAAGCCCAAGGGAACACTCCCTGAGCTCTGATCCTTCTCCTCACACCTAAGCTCCTGCTTAGAGAAGACCAATTTGATCCAGAAAAGCAACAATTCTTGGCTGCTTGTGTTtaagcagagggaagaggaatcCTACTACAGCAGATAGTTACCAGTGATGATGTGTGGTCAGGACAGTCGTCAGCTTCACGCCGTGCTTTTTGACTGCATCCAAAACCTGCAGGCACAGGGCACAGCAAGAGCATTACAACTCACATGAAATGACTTAATAACACCTGGCATAACCTGGACACAACTGCTCTAAGGTTTGAGAGTGACACACCAACAACTCCACAGAGCTCATCCCTCTCTGAGCTGTAGTTACAGATCAGGACGTGAGGTCTCTGATCCAGTTAGCCATGACTAAGCCCTCAGTCCCATTTCCTCTTTTCTATCCTACATCAAAAGAAGGGCAAAAAACAAAGTCAGGTCAATAACCTTGAAGTCAGGGACAAGTTGACTGAGCCCAGAAGCAGACTGCCTGTGAAGCCCTGTCCGTACTT is a genomic window of Rissa tridactyla isolate bRisTri1 chromosome 8, bRisTri1.patW.cur.20221130, whole genome shotgun sequence containing:
- the LOC128913999 gene encoding hydroxyacylglutathione hydrolase, mitochondrial isoform X2; translated protein: MKVELLPALTDNYMYLLIDEETKEAAIVDPVQPQKVLDAVKKHGVKLTTVLTTHHHWDHAGGNEKLVKMETGLRVYGGDSRVGALTQKVSHLTSLKVGSLNVKCLCTPCHTSGHICYYVTKPNSSEPPAVFTGDTLFVAGCGKFFEGTPEEMYRALIEILGSLDPQTRVYCGHEYTINNLKFARHVEPNNVNIQEKLAWAKAKYDSGEPTIPSTIAEEFTYNPFMRVREKAVQQHAGETDPVRTMGAIRKEKDNFRVPKD
- the LOC128913999 gene encoding hydroxyacylglutathione hydrolase, mitochondrial isoform X1 yields the protein MLGGGWRGLGTALAVLGAGALLRAGPAQLRAVFLHTEHERRKSKTFTQADMKVELLPALTDNYMYLLIDEETKEAAIVDPVQPQKVLDAVKKHGVKLTTVLTTHHHWDHAGGNEKLVKMETGLRVYGGDSRVGALTQKVSHLTSLKVGSLNVKCLCTPCHTSGHICYYVTKPNSSEPPAVFTGDTLFVAGCGKFFEGTPEEMYRALIEILGSLDPQTRVYCGHEYTINNLKFARHVEPNNVNIQEKLAWAKAKYDSGEPTIPSTIAEEFTYNPFMRVREKAVQQHAGETDPVRTMGAIRKEKDNFRVPKD